One part of the Arabidopsis thaliana chromosome 4, partial sequence genome encodes these proteins:
- the SRF3 gene encoding STRUBBELIG-receptor family 3 (STRUBBELIG-receptor family 3 (SRF3); FUNCTIONS IN: protein serine/threonine kinase activity, kinase activity, ATP binding; INVOLVED IN: transmembrane receptor protein tyrosine kinase signaling pathway, protein amino acid phosphorylation; LOCATED IN: plasma membrane; EXPRESSED IN: 23 plant structures; EXPRESSED DURING: 13 growth stages; CONTAINS InterPro DOMAIN/s: Protein kinase, catalytic domain (InterPro:IPR000719), Serine/threonine-protein kinase domain (InterPro:IPR002290), Leucine-rich repeat-containing N-terminal domain, type 2 (InterPro:IPR013210), Leucine-rich repeat (InterPro:IPR001611), Tyrosine-protein kinase, catalytic domain (InterPro:IPR020635), Serine-threonine/tyrosine-protein kinase (InterPro:IPR001245), Protein kinase-like domain (InterPro:IPR011009); BEST Arabidopsis thaliana protein match is: STRUBBELIG-receptor family 1 (TAIR:AT2G20850.1); Has 154480 Blast hits to 110338 proteins in 3974 species: Archae - 96; Bacteria - 13338; Metazoa - 40210; Fungi - 7879; Plants - 76281; Viruses - 315; Other Eukaryotes - 16361 (source: NCBI BLink).), with protein sequence MAAKRSIYCLLLLPLLLSLLIWIPSISLAATNPDDVAAINGLFAALGAPVLPGWIASGGDPCGEAWQGIICNVSDIISITVNAANLQGELGDNLAKFTSIRGIDFSNNRIGGSIPSTLPVTLQHFFLSANQFTGSIPESLGTLSFLNDMSLNDNLLSGELPDVFQNLVGLINLDISSNNISGTLPPSMENLLTLTTLRVQNNQLSGTLDVLQGLPLQDLNIENNLFSGPIPDKLLSIPKFLHEGNPFNATMINSTSTAPSLSPSLSPTKPAPTRPFSGVPPPPNERNRGKVADGPSDSEGSSSENSKGKNSSHTKKIILIAFAGVLVFIILVLAILLLLPKCARRREHANRVFKPHQVGADRGSRENALENGTPVLPPPGRSEKVQREPFKKAGEEPKVLHDLERLRRPAPISRQESQDIDFSMLMPPPPPPPPPPPPPPLDEKVTVMPIISPERPVKKTSPKRLPLTSVKHYSIASLQQYTESFAQENLIGSGMLGSVYRARLPNGKLFAVKKLDKRASEQQQDHEFIELVNNIDMIRHSNIVELVGYCAEHDQRLLVYEYCSNGTLQDGLHSDDEFKKKLSWNTRVSMALGAARALEYLHEVCEPPIIHRNFKSANVLLDDDLSVLVSDCGLAPLISSGSVSQLSGQLLAAYGYGAPEFDSGIYTWQSDVYSFGVVMLELLTGRMSYDRDRSRGEQFLVRWAIPQLHDIDALGKMVDPSLNGQYPAKSLSHFADIISRCVQSEPEFRPLMSEVVQDLLDMIRRERHGSGDSTAD encoded by the exons ATGGCTGCTAAGAGATCTATCtactgtcttcttcttcttcctctgctctTGTCTTTACTGATCTGGATTCCTTCGATCTCCTTAGCTGCTACTAACCCTGATGATG TTGCTGCAATTAACGGATTATTCGCTGCACTTGGAGCACCTGTTCTTCCTGGTTGGATTGCTTCTGGTGGAGACCCATGTGGTGAAGCTTGGCAAGGCATTATCTGCAATGTTTCAGATATTATAAGCAT AACTGTAAATGCTGCAAATTTGCAAGGAGAGCTTGGTGACAACTTAGCTAAGTTCACTTCTATCAGGGGAAT AGATTTCAGCAACAATCGCATTGGAGGAAGCATACCTTCTACTTTGCCGGTTACATTGCAGCATTT TTTTCTTTCAGCTAATCAGTTCACCGGAAGCATCCCGGAATCTCTAGGAACATTGAGTTTTCTGAATGACAT GTCTTTGAACGATAACCTTCTCTCTGGAGAGCTACCCGACGTGTTTCAAAACCTTGTCGGGCTGATTAATCT TGATATATCATCTAACAATATAAGCGGCACATTGCCTCCTTCTATGGAGAATTTATTAACTCTTACAACATT ACGTGTTCAGAACAATCAGCTCTCAGGAACTCTGGACGTTCTTCAAGGCCTTCCTCTTCAAGACTT AAACATAGAGAATAACCTCTTCTCTGGACCCATACCGGACAAATTACTAAGCATTCCGAAATTCCT ACATGAAGGAAACCCGTTCAATGCCACAATGATCAATTCCACCTCGACTGCACCATCATTGTCTCCGTCTCTATCTCCAACAAAACCAGCTCCAACGCGACCATTTTCTGGAGTTCCACCTCCTCCAAATGAGAGGAATCGAGGGAAAGTTGCTGATGGACCTTCTGATTCAGAAGGATCGAGCTCTGAGAATTCAAAGGGAAAGAACTCTTCACATACTAAAAAGATAATCCTTATTGCATTCGCTGGCGTCCTCGTCTTCATAATTCTGGTTTTGGCAATACTCTTGCTGTTGCCAAAATGTGCAAGACGTAGAGAACATGCTAACAGAGTTTTCAAACCGCATCAAGTTGGTGCTGATAGAGGAAGCAGAGAGAATGCTCTGGAAAACGGGACTCCGGTACTGCCACCACCTGGTCGATCTGAAAAAG TTCAAAGAGAACCCTTCAAGAAAGCTGGAGAGGAACCAAAGGTCTTACATGACCTTGAGAGGCTGCGGAGACCTGCACCTATATCAAGACAGGAAAGTCAAGATATTGACTTTTCAATGTTGAtgcctcctcctccaccacctccaccaccaccaccacctcctcctttGGATGAGAAGGTCACGGTTATGCCAATCATATCACCCGAAAGACCCGTTAAGAAAACTTCCCCTAAACGCTTACCCTTAACTTCTGTGAAGCACTATTCTATTGCTTCTCTTCAACAATACACGGAAAGCTTCGCTCAGGAAAATCTCATTGGCTCAGGCATGCTCGGTAGTGTTTATAGGGCCCGGCTTCCCAATGGAAAG TTGTTTGCTGTCAAGAAGTTGGACAAGAGGGCTTCTGAACAACAACAGGATCACGAATTTATCGAACTAGTGAACAATATAGATATGATTCGCCACTCCAATATCGTTGAACTTGTGGGTTACTGTGCTGAGCACGATCAAAGACTATTGGTCTACGAATATTGCAGTAACGGTACGTTACAAGACGGGTTGCATTCAGACGATGaattcaagaagaaactttcGTGGAATACCCGTGTCAGTATGGCACTTGGAGCTGCTAGAGCCCTTGA GTACTTGCATGAGGTGTGTGAACCACCTATCATACACAGAAACTTCAAATCAGCCAATGTTCTACTCGACGATGACCTGAGTGTTCTTGTCTCAGATTGTGGTTTGGCCCCACTAATATCATCAGGCTCTGTGAGTCAG TTATCAGGGCAATTGCTAGCCGCTTACGGATATGGAGCTCCAGAGTTCGACTCTGGAATCTATACATGGCAGAGTGATGTATATAGTTTTGGTGTTGTTATGTTAGAACTATTGACGGGTAGAATGTCCTACGATAG GGACCGGAGTAGAGGAGAGCAGTTCTTGGTGAGGTGGGCAATCCCACAGCTTCATGATATCGATGCATTGGGCAAAATGGTTGATCCATCTCTTAATGGACAATACCCTGCAAAGTCATTGTCACACTTTGCTGATATAATATCCCGGTGTGTTCAG TCTGAACCAGAATTTAGACCACTGATGTCAGAAGTTGTTCAAGATCTACTAGATATGATCAGAAGAGAGCGTCATGGTTCGGGTGATTCTACCGCGGACTAG
- the DFL2 gene encoding Auxin-responsive GH3 family protein (DWARF IN LIGHT 2 (DFL2); INVOLVED IN: response to auxin stimulus, response to light stimulus; LOCATED IN: chloroplast; EXPRESSED IN: 24 plant structures; EXPRESSED DURING: 14 growth stages; CONTAINS InterPro DOMAIN/s: GH3 auxin-responsive promoter (InterPro:IPR004993); BEST Arabidopsis thaliana protein match is: Auxin-responsive GH3 family protein (TAIR:AT2G46370.4); Has 1425 Blast hits to 1352 proteins in 234 species: Archae - 0; Bacteria - 486; Metazoa - 52; Fungi - 2; Plants - 663; Viruses - 0; Other Eukaryotes - 222 (source: NCBI BLink).), whose amino-acid sequence METVEAGHDDVIGWFEHVSENACKVQSETLRRILELNSGVEYLRKWLGTVDVEKMDDYTLETLFTSLVPIVSHADLDPYIQRIADGETSPLLTQEPITVLSLSSGTTEGRQKYVPFTRHSAQTTLQIFRLSAAYRSRFYPIREGGRILEFIYAGKEFKTLGGLTVGTATTHYYASEEFKTKQETTKSFTCSPQEVISGGDFGQCTYCHLLLGLHYSSQVEFVASAFSYTIVQAFSFFEEIWREICADIKEGNLSSRITLPKMRKAVLALIRPNPSLASHIEEICLELETNLGWFGLISKLWPNAKFISSIMTGSMLPYLNKLRHYAGGLPLVSADYGSTESWIGVNVDPHLPPEDVSFAVIPTFSYFEFIPLYRRQNQSDICIDGDFVEDKPVPLSQVKLGQEYELVLTTFTGLYRYRLGDVVEVTSFHKGTPKLSFIYRRKLILTINIDKNTEKDLQRVVDKASQLLSRSTRAEVVDFTSHADVIARPGHYVIYWEIRGEADDKALEECCREMDTAFVDYGYVVSRRMNSIGPLELRVVERGTFGKVAERCVGKCGGLNQFKTPRCTTNSVMLDILNDSTIKRFRSSAYD is encoded by the exons ATGGAAACTGTAGAAGCGGGGCATGATGATGTTATTGGTTGGTTCGAGCATGTGTCGGAAAATGCCTGCAAGGTCCAAAGCGAGACGCTACGAAGGATTCTTGAGCTCAACTCCGGAGTGGAGTATCTGAGGAAATGGCTTGGGACTGTTGATGTAGAAAAGATGGACGATTATACTTTGGAAACTCTCTTTACTTCCTTGGTGCCTATTGTTTCACATGCTGATTTAGATCCTTATATTCAAAGAATTGCAGATGGAGAGACTTCTCCATTACTTACACAAGAACCCATCACTGTTCTGTCCCTCAG CTCTGGAACAACAGAAGGGAGACAAAAGTATGTTCCGTTTACTCGCCATAGCGCGCAAACTACTCTTCAGATTTTCCGATTATCAGCGGCTTACAGATCAAG GTTTTATCCAATAAGGGAAGGAGGGAGGATTCTTGAGTTTATATACGCCGGGAAGGAATTTAAGACGCTAGGAGGATTGACAGTAGGAACGGCCACAACACATTACTATGCGAGCGAAGAGTTTAAAACTAAGCAAGAGACAACAAAATCCTTCACTTGTAGCCCACAAGAGGTCATCTCAGGAGGTGATTTCGGTCAGTGCACGTATTGTCATCTCCTACTTGGTCTCCATTACTCCAGCCAAGTAGAGTTTGTCGCCTCTGCTTTTTCTTACACCATTGTCCaagctttctcctttttcGAAGAAATCTGGAGAGAGATATGTGCTGACATCAAGGAAGGTAATCTTAGCTCAAGAATCACTCTGCCCAAGATGAGAAAAGCTGTATTGGCTCTGATCAGACCAAACCCGTCTCTTGCTTCTCATATCGAGGAGATCTGCTTAGAGCTGGAAACAAATCTCGGATGGTTCGGTTTGATTTCAAAGCTTTGGCCAAATGCAAAATTTATCTCCTCAATCATGACGGGTTCTATGCTGCCGTACCTGAATAAGCTGAGGCATTACGCTGGCGGTTTGCCCCTGGTGAGCGCAGATTACGGGTCAACCGAGAGCTGGATTGGTGTGAACGTTGATCCTCATCTTCCCCCAGAAGACGTGAGCTTTGCTGTGATTCCCACTTTTAGTTACTTCGAGTTTATACCACTTTACAGGCGGCAGAATCAATCAGACATATGCATTGACGGTGACTTTGTCGAAGATAAACCTGTGCCGCTCTCTCAAGTCAAACTCGGGCAGGAGTATGAACTTGTTCTAACCACTTTCACAG GTCTTTATAGGTACAGATTAGGAGACGTAGTTGAAGTGACCAGTTTTCACAAAGGCACACCGAAGCTAAGTTTCATATACAGAAGAAAACTCATCTTAACCATCAACATTGacaaaaacacagagaagGATCTTCAGAGAGTTGTTGACAAGGCGTCTCAGCTTCTGAGCCGATCCACACGAGCTGAAGTCGTTGACTTTACAAGCCACGCAGACGTTATAGCTCGTCCTGGTCACTATGTAATCTACTGGGAAATCAGAGGAGAAGCAGATGATAAGGCTCTTGAAGAATGTTGCAGAGAGATGGATACTGCTTTTGTGGACTATGGTTATGTAGTGTCGAGGCGCATGAACTCGATCGGACCGCTTGAGCTACGAGTTGTGGAACGAGGAACGTTTGGGAAAGTGGCGGAAAGGTGCGTTGGGAAATGCGGTGGCTTGAACCAGTTTAAGACTCCTAGGTGTACGACCAATTCTGTTATGCTTGACATACTTAATGATTCTACTATCAAGAGATTTCGCAGTTCAGCTTATGACTAG
- a CDS encoding Peroxisomal membrane 22 kDa (Mpv17/PMP22) family protein (Peroxisomal membrane 22 kDa (Mpv17/PMP22) family protein; FUNCTIONS IN: molecular_function unknown; INVOLVED IN: biological_process unknown; LOCATED IN: integral to membrane, chloroplast; EXPRESSED IN: 22 plant structures; EXPRESSED DURING: 13 growth stages; CONTAINS InterPro DOMAIN/s: Mpv17/PMP22 (InterPro:IPR007248); BEST Arabidopsis thaliana protein match is: Peroxisomal membrane 22 kDa (Mpv17/PMP22) family protein (TAIR:AT1G52870.2); Has 35333 Blast hits to 34131 proteins in 2444 species: Archae - 798; Bacteria - 22429; Metazoa - 974; Fungi - 991; Plants - 531; Viruses - 0; Other Eukaryotes - 9610 (source: NCBI BLink).): MAALCCCPTTIIVSGKVSSRIKTAGPLPRINPFKNQKRLITERRNLIVKSIIEDREAIDVKNDNFKAEEELSEDKVEDTDRLMSRGINAAIVLAAGTVAVTKLLTIDHDYWQGWTLYEILRYAPEHNWFAYEQILKTNPVLAKMAISGIVYSLGDWIAQCYEGKPLFEFDRTRVLRSGLVGFTLHGSLSHYYYQFCEALFPFQEWWVVPAKVAFDQTVWSAIWNSIYFTVLGLLRFQSPADIFSEIKTTFLPMLTAGWKLWPLAHLVTYGVIPVDQRLLWVDCIELIWVTILSTYSNEKAEAQASEETNSSSHSSEVCQVFLFSKNLSSKISLERLNVCSECSSKLICACKYLTGLGDISM; the protein is encoded by the exons ATGGCAGCTCTCTGTTGTTGTCCCACCACCATCATCGTCTCCGGGAAGGTTTCTTCACGGATTAAAACCGCAGGCCCATTACCCCGAATCAACCCTTTTAAGAATCAGAAACGATTGAttacagagagaagaaacttgaTCGTTAAATCGATCATTGAAGACAGAGAAGCAATCGATGTTAAAAATGACAATTTCAAGGCAGAGGAAGAACTATCAGAAGATAAAGTAGAAGATACAGATCGGCTGATGAGTCGAGGTATCAACGCAGCTATAGTTCTCGCCGCCGGTACCGTTGCGGTTACTAAGCTTTTAACCATTGATCATGACTATTGGCAA GGTTGGACTCTCTACGAGATACTTAGGTATGCACCTGAACATAATTGGTTTGCGTATGaacaaattctcaaaacaaacCCTGTTTTGGCGAAAATGGCGATTAGTGGAATTGTGTATTCTTTAGGAGATTGGATTGCACAa TGTTACGAAGGAAAACCGCTGTTTGAGTTTGATCGAACTCGTGTTCTTAGATCAGGTCTTGTTGGATTCACACTCCATGGTTCACTGTCTCACTATTACTACCAATTCTGTGAG GctctctttccttttcaaGAATGGTGGGTAGTCCCTGCAAAAGTCGCATTTGATCAAACCGTATGGTCTGCAATTTGGAACAGTATCTACTTTACAGTTTTAGGGCTCTTGCGTTTCCAATCTCCAGCTGACATTTTCAGCGAAATCAAGACAACATTTTTGCCAATGCTCACT GCAGGCTGGAAACTCTGGCCATTGGCACACTTGGTTACATACGGTGTAATCCCTGTAGACCAAAGGCTTCTTTGGGTAGATTGTATTGAACTCATATGGGTCACTATATTATCAAC TTACTCGAACGAAAAAGCTGAGGCGCAAGCATCAGAGGAAACGAACTCCAGTTCTCACTCAAGCGAGGTTTGCCAAGTGTTCCTTTTTTCCAAGAATCTCTCTTCAAAAATTAGTCTTGAGCGTTTGAATGTTTGTTCAGAGTGTTCATCTAAGCTAATTTGTGCCTGCAAATACTTGACAGGATTAGGTGATATCAGCATGTAG
- a CDS encoding Peroxisomal membrane 22 kDa (Mpv17/PMP22) family protein (Peroxisomal membrane 22 kDa (Mpv17/PMP22) family protein; FUNCTIONS IN: molecular_function unknown; INVOLVED IN: biological_process unknown; LOCATED IN: integral to membrane, chloroplast; EXPRESSED IN: 22 plant structures; EXPRESSED DURING: 13 growth stages; CONTAINS InterPro DOMAIN/s: Mpv17/PMP22 (InterPro:IPR007248); BEST Arabidopsis thaliana protein match is: Peroxisomal membrane 22 kDa (Mpv17/PMP22) family protein (TAIR:AT1G52870.2); Has 1387 Blast hits to 1385 proteins in 192 species: Archae - 0; Bacteria - 0; Metazoa - 569; Fungi - 328; Plants - 324; Viruses - 0; Other Eukaryotes - 166 (source: NCBI BLink).) translates to MAALCCCPTTIIVSGKVSSRIKTAGPLPRINPFKNQKRLITERRNLIVKSIIEDREAIDVKNDNFKAEEELSEDKVEDTDRLMSRGINAAIVLAAGTVAVTKLLTIDHDYWQGWTLYEILRYAPEHNWFAYEQILKTNPVLAKMAISGIVYSLGDWIAQCYEGKPLFEFDRTRVLRSGLVGFTLHGSLSHYYYQFCEALFPFQEWWVVPAKVAFDQTVWSAIWNSIYFTVLGLLRFQSPADIFSEIKTTFLPMLTAGWKLWPLAHLVTYGVIPVDQRLLWVDCIELIWVTILSTYSNEKAEAQASEETNSSSHSSED, encoded by the exons ATGGCAGCTCTCTGTTGTTGTCCCACCACCATCATCGTCTCCGGGAAGGTTTCTTCACGGATTAAAACCGCAGGCCCATTACCCCGAATCAACCCTTTTAAGAATCAGAAACGATTGAttacagagagaagaaacttgaTCGTTAAATCGATCATTGAAGACAGAGAAGCAATCGATGTTAAAAATGACAATTTCAAGGCAGAGGAAGAACTATCAGAAGATAAAGTAGAAGATACAGATCGGCTGATGAGTCGAGGTATCAACGCAGCTATAGTTCTCGCCGCCGGTACCGTTGCGGTTACTAAGCTTTTAACCATTGATCATGACTATTGGCAA GGTTGGACTCTCTACGAGATACTTAGGTATGCACCTGAACATAATTGGTTTGCGTATGaacaaattctcaaaacaaacCCTGTTTTGGCGAAAATGGCGATTAGTGGAATTGTGTATTCTTTAGGAGATTGGATTGCACAa TGTTACGAAGGAAAACCGCTGTTTGAGTTTGATCGAACTCGTGTTCTTAGATCAGGTCTTGTTGGATTCACACTCCATGGTTCACTGTCTCACTATTACTACCAATTCTGTGAG GctctctttccttttcaaGAATGGTGGGTAGTCCCTGCAAAAGTCGCATTTGATCAAACCGTATGGTCTGCAATTTGGAACAGTATCTACTTTACAGTTTTAGGGCTCTTGCGTTTCCAATCTCCAGCTGACATTTTCAGCGAAATCAAGACAACATTTTTGCCAATGCTCACT GCAGGCTGGAAACTCTGGCCATTGGCACACTTGGTTACATACGGTGTAATCCCTGTAGACCAAAGGCTTCTTTGGGTAGATTGTATTGAACTCATATGGGTCACTATATTATCAAC TTACTCGAACGAAAAAGCTGAGGCGCAAGCATCAGAGGAAACGAACTCCAGTTCTCACTCAAGCGAG GATTAG
- the PP2C52 gene encoding Protein phosphatase 2C family protein, with protein sequence MGGCVSTSSKSTCSSWSNGEKPVRRPYLGIGCCVSKRAKRTFSDHIVSLQNLTSIPNRITSSSKSRSSCIFTQQGRKGINQDAMIVWEDFMSEDVTFCGVFDGHGPYGHLVARKVRDTLPVKLQFFFQTLQSKQNCSKGTRFRRNSSKSAVQEAVKEGSDEDKLKGLWGEAFLKSFKAMDKELRSHPNLDCFCSGSTGVTILKQGSNLFMGNIGDSRAILGSKDSNDSMVATQLTVDLKPDLPREAERIKRCKGRVFAMEDEPEVPRVWLPYDDAPGLAMARAFGDFCLKEYGVISVPEFTHRVLTDRDQFIVLASDGVWDVLSNEEVVDIVASATSRASAARTLVNSAAREWKLKYPTSKMDDCAVVCLFLDGKMDSESDYDEQGFSSATNAVESDDGQRSEPCLQRNFTVRSSSDQENETYGNVNTETDAEDEKTVGDQNWLGLQGVTRVNSLVQLPRFSEEKSKT encoded by the exons ATGGGGGGTTGTGTGTCGACTAGTAGTAAGAGTACGTGTAGCAGCTGGAGCAATGGAGAGAAGCCTGTGCGTCGACCATATCTCGGGATTGGTTGTTGTGTGAGCAAAAGGGCGAAGAGAACGTTTTCAGACCACATTGTCTCGTTGCAGAACTTGACTTCTATACCAAATCGGATCACCAGCAGCAGCAAGAGCAGGAGCTCTTGCATTTTCACTCAACAAGGACGCAAGGGTATTAATCAGGACGCCATGATTGTGTGGGAA GATTTTATGTCTGAAGATGTGACATTTTGTGGTGTATTTGATGGTCATGGTCCTTATGGCCATCTTGTTGCTCGTAAAGTGAGAGATACATTGCCTGTGAAGTTACAGTTTTTCTTTCAGACGCTTCAGTCGAAGCAAAACTGTTCTAAAGGAACTCGATTCAGAAGAAATTCAAGCAAATCAGCTGTCCAAGAAGCTGTTAAAGAAGGATCTGACGAGGATAAACTTAAAGGCTTATGGGGAGAAGCTTTCttgaaatcttttaaagccaTGGATAAGGAACTGCGGTCTCATCCTAATCTGGACTGTTTTTGTAGTGGCAGCACTGGCGTAACAATTCTTAAACAG GGGTCTAATCTCTTCATGGGAAACATCGGGGATTCTCGGGCCATCCTTGGATCAAAAGACAGTAACGATTCTATGGTGGCAACTCAACTGACAGTTGATCTGAAGCCGGATTTACCTA GGGAAGCTGAGAGGATCAAACGGTGTAAAGGTCGAGTATTTGCGATGGAAGACGAGCCAGAGGTGCCGCGAGTCTGGCTACCTTATGATGATGCACCTGGATTAGCCATGGCCAGGGCGTTTGGTGACTTCTGTCTAAAAGAGTATGGAGTCATTTCAGTACCTGAGTTCACTCACCGTGTTCTTACAGACAGAGATCAATTCATTGTTCTTGCCTCTGACGGA GTATGGGATGTGTTAAGCAACGAAGAAGTGGTTGACATTGTAGCTTCAGCTACAAGCCGGGCATCAGCGGCTAGGACCTTGGTGAACTCGGCTGCGCGTGAATGGAAACTGAAGTACCCGACTTCCAAAATGGATGATTGTGCAGTGGTATGTTTGTTTCTGGATGGGAAAATGGATTCTGAGTCGGATTATGATGAACAAGGCTTCTCTTCAGCCACAAATGCTGTAGAATCAGATGATGGCCAAAGATCAGAACCATGTCTCCAAAGAAACTTCACAGTTAGATCATCATCAGATCAAGAAAACGAGACTTATGGTAACGTGAATACAGAGACTGATGCAGAGGATGAGAAAACGGTAGGAGATCAAAACTGGTTGGGTCTACAAGGCGTCACACGCGTGAACTCACTTGTCCAGCTTCCGAGATTCTCTGAAGAGAAATCGAAGACTTGA
- a CDS encoding hypothetical protein (DUF789) (Protein of unknown function (DUF789); CONTAINS InterPro DOMAIN/s: Protein of unknown function DUF789 (InterPro:IPR008507); BEST Arabidopsis thaliana protein match is: Protein of unknown function (DUF789) (TAIR:AT1G03610.1); Has 30201 Blast hits to 17322 proteins in 780 species: Archae - 12; Bacteria - 1396; Metazoa - 17338; Fungi - 3422; Plants - 5037; Viruses - 0; Other Eukaryotes - 2996 (source: NCBI BLink).), protein MVFGKGSNLDRFLHCTTPVVPPQSLSKAEIRSLNRIWHPWERQKVEFFRLSDLWDCYDEWSAYGAGVPIRLSNGESLVQYYVPYLSAIQIFTSRSSLIRLRDDSEDGESRDSFSDSYSDESESDKLSRCASDEGLEHDALLHPNDRLGYLYLQYFERSAPYARVPLMDKINELAQRYPGLMSLRSVDLSPASWMAVAWYPIYHIPMGRTIKDLSTCFLTYHTLSSSFQDMEPEENGGEKERIRKEGEGVTLLPFGLATYKMQGNVWLSEDDQGQDQERVLSLLSVADSWLKQLRVQHHDFNYFSRMAHRG, encoded by the exons ATGGTGTTTGGAAAAGGGTCAAACCTTGACAGATTCCTTCATTGCACAACACCTGTAGTGCCACCCCAATCTCTATCCAAG GCGGAGATTAGGAGTTTGAATAGGATTTGGCATCCATGGGAGAGACAAAAGGTTGAGTTTTTCAGATTGAGTGATCTATGGGATTGTTATGATGAATGGAGTGCTTATGGAGCTGGTGTTCCAATTCGTCTCTCTAATGGAGAATCTCTTGTTCAATATTATGTTCCCTATCTCTCTGCTATTCAGATTTTCACCTCTCGTTCTTCCTTGATCCGCTTAAG GGATGATTCTGAAGATGGGGAAAGCAGAGATTCGTTTAGTGATTCATATAGTGATGAGAGTGAAAGTGATAAACTTTCGAGATGTGCTTCTGATGAAGGACTTGAACATGACGCTCTCTTGCATCCTAATGATCGGTTGGGATATCTTTATCTGCAATACTTTGAGAGATCAGCTCCTTATGCTCGAGTTCCTCTCATGGATAAG ATCAATGAATTGGCTCAAAGGTACCCGGGACTAATGTCGTTGCGAAGCGTAGATCTTTCCCCGGCAAGTTGGATGGCGGTAGCGTGGTACCCTATTTACCATATTCCAATGGGAAGGACCATCAAAGATTTGTCCACTTGTTTCCTCACTTATCACactctttcatcttctttccaAG ATATGGAGCCAGAAGAAAATGGCGGGGAAAAGGAGAGGATCCGGAAGGAAGGAGAAGGTGTAACTTTGCTTCCTTTTGGGTTAGCCACTTATAAGATGCAAGGCAATGTTTGGCTCTCGGAAGACGATCAAGGTCAAGATCAAGAGCGAGTTCTTTCGCTTCTAAGTGTTGCGGATTCTTGGCTAAAACAGCTAAGAGTCCAACACCATGACTTCAACTACTTCTCAAGAATGGCTCACCGTGGCTGA